CGATCCTCGTGGTCGCCGCCACCGACGGCCCGATGCCGCAGACCCGCGAGCACGTGCTGCTGGCCCGCCAGGTCGGTGTGCCCTACATCCTCGTCGCCCTGAACAAGGCCGACATGGTCGACGACGACGAGATCATCGAGCTCGTCGAGATGGAGGTCCGCGAACTGCTGGCCGCCCAGGAGTTCGACGAGGAAGCTCCGGTCGTCAAGGTCTCGGCGCTGAAGGCGCTCGAGGGCGACGCCGAGTGGGCGAAGTCGATCGAGGAACTGATGGCTGCGGTCGACGAGTCGATCCCGGACCCGGTCCGCGAGACCGACAAGCCGTTCCTGATGCCGGTCGAGGATGTCTTCACGATCACCGGCCGCGGCACCGTGGTCACCGGTCGTGTGGAGCGCGGCGAGGTCAACGTGAACGAGGAAGTCGAGATCGTCGGCATCCGCGAGAAGTCCACCAAGACCACCGTCACCGGTATCGAGATGTTCCACAAGCTGCTCGACTCGGCTCAGGCCGGCGACAACGCCGGTCTGCTGCTGCGCGGCCTCAAGCGTGAGGACGTCGAGCGCGGTCAGGTCATCGTGAAGCCGGGCACCACGACTCCGCACACGGAGTTCGAGGGCCAGGCCTACATCCTGAGCAAGGACGAGGGTGGTCGTCACACCCCGTTCTTCAACAACTACCGTCCGCAGTTCTACTTCCGTACCACCGACGTGACCGGCGTCGTGACCCTCCCCGAGGGCACCGAGATGGTCATGCCGGGCGACAACACCGAGATGAGCGTCAAGCTCATCCAGCCGGTCGCCATGGACGAGGGCCTGCGCTTCGCCATCCGCGAGGGTGGCCGCACCGTCGGTGCGGGTCGAGTCACCAAGATCAACAAGTGACACTCTCACCTGCTTGATCTGACTCACTGAGTCGACAAAGGCACCCGGTCACGAAAGTGGCCGGGTGCCTTTGTCTGTCGGTGCCTTTGTCTGTCAGGGGCTTGTCTGTCGGGGGTCTCGGATGGCCTCAGGGGCTAGTACTTCCACCCGTAGACATAGT
This sequence is a window from Gordonia insulae. Protein-coding genes within it:
- the tuf gene encoding elongation factor Tu, translated to MAKAKFERTKPHVNIGTIGHVDHGKTTLTAAITKVLHDKYPNLNQSFAFDQIDKAPEEKARGITINISHVEYETEKRHYAHVDAPGHADYIKNMITGAAQMDGAILVVAATDGPMPQTREHVLLARQVGVPYILVALNKADMVDDDEIIELVEMEVRELLAAQEFDEEAPVVKVSALKALEGDAEWAKSIEELMAAVDESIPDPVRETDKPFLMPVEDVFTITGRGTVVTGRVERGEVNVNEEVEIVGIREKSTKTTVTGIEMFHKLLDSAQAGDNAGLLLRGLKREDVERGQVIVKPGTTTPHTEFEGQAYILSKDEGGRHTPFFNNYRPQFYFRTTDVTGVVTLPEGTEMVMPGDNTEMSVKLIQPVAMDEGLRFAIREGGRTVGAGRVTKINK